CGAGGACGAAATTCGCCGCGCGCTCGGCGCCGAGGCCGAGCGGTTCATTCGCTTCTACGGCGTCACCAGGTCCGGAAACTTCGAGGGTCGAAACATTCTCTTCGTGGCCAAGCCCGACGAGGACGAGTGGAAGCCGCTCGAGTCCGCGCGGCGCACGCTCTACGCGATTCGGGCCAAGCGCGAGCCGCCCCTTCGCGACGACAAGATCCTCGCGGCCTGGAACGGACTCGCGATTTCAGCGTTCGCAGTCGGCGGACGCGTCCTGCGTGAGCCGCGCTTCCTCGAGGCGGCGTCGCGTGCCGCGAGCTTCGTGCTCGAGAAGATGCGGGTGAACGGCCGGCTGACGCGCAGCTTCAAGGACGGCCGCGCGCGGCACGACGGCTACCTCGACGACTACGCGTTCGTCACCGCGGGCCTCATCGATCTCTACGAGTCCACGTTCGATCGGCGTTGGCTGCGCGAGGCGATCGCGCTCACGGAAGAAGTCGATGCGCACTTTGCCGACAAGGATCGCGGCGCCTGGTTCCTGACCCGCGACGACCACGAGGTGCTGCTCGCGCGCGAGAAGCCGAACCACGATGGCGCCGAGCCTTCGGGCACCTCGGTGCAGACCATGAACGCGCTTCGGCTCGGGGAGCTCACGCAGCAAGCGAAGTTCCGCGAGTCGGCCGAGCGCGCGCTGGCGTGCTTTGGGCCCGCGCTGGGCGAGCGATCGATCGCATTAACCGAAATGTTACTTGCGCTCGAGTTCGCGCGGTCGACGCCGAAAGAGATTGTCCTGGTGTGGCCCGATGCGGAGTTGCCCGCCGATTTCGCCGAGGTGCTCGCCAGGACCTTCGTGCCCGCGCGCGTGATTGCCGGCGCGCGCCAAGCCGACGTCGACGAGCTGGCGAAGCTCGTGCCGCTGGCGGGCGAGAAGGGCGCGCAGAACGGCCAGGCGACCGCCTACGTGTGCGAGCGCGGCGCCTGCAAGTTGCCCGTGACGGAGCCGAACGCGTTCACCCAGCAGCTGAAGTGAGGCGTTCGCGCGCGTAACGGGCGGCATCGCTGTCGGGGTACTGCTCGACCACGCGGCGATACACGACCATCGCCTCATCTGGCGCGCCCAGCTTCTCGGCGCAGAGCCGCGCGAGGATCACCAGCGCGCGCGGCGCGACGTCGGCCTTGGGCGTGCGCATCACGATGCCGCGCAGCACCTCCGCGGCGATCTGCGGCTCGCCGGCCGTCGAGAACATCTGCGCCACGGCCAGGTGCTGCGCTGGATCGATGGCCAGCGCGGGAATGTCGCCCTGGCGGTAGCGCTCGAGCGCCGTGGCCACGTCGCCGCGACCAATGGCCGCGACGAGCGCCTCGCGTGGATCCTCGAGATCGATCGGCTGAAGCCGCTTGGCGCGCTCCGCTTCGGTCTCGGGATCCGGTGGCGGCGTCCAGGTGCCCTCGGGAGCGGCCCGCGGGCGCAGCGGAACGCGGAACTTCGTGGGATCTCCGTGCGCGAGGAGCTCGGCGTGCGTGAAGAGCAGCATGCCGGCCGCGCTGGCCACGGCCGCGAGGAGCGCGGCGACCACGACGTGCGCACCGAAGTTCTCGAGCTCGTGATCCATGAGGCGCATGTCGCCGTCGATGGCCACGCCCGGCATCCACGCCACCATGAGCTGCATCAGCGCCCAAGCGGCGACGACAACCCGCAGCTTCCCCACGTCGCCGCCGAGCCGCGACTCGAGGCGCGGCAGCTCCCAGGGCAGCGCCATCATCGTGTGCGGACCATCGACCCCCGCAGCGACCAGCGCCGGCGGCACGAGCCAAATCGCCAGCGCGACGAGAATCCACGCGACCGGGCTCGCGACGGGGATCGCGAGCTGTCCCCAGTGGCTCACGAGCGCGGCGCCCAGCGCGAGCGGTCCCAGCGTGGGCAGCCCGCGCCAGAACAGACTGACCCAGCCATCGGCGATGTCGCCGTACGTCGGCACGCCCACGAGCGGCAGCCCCTGGTCCGCGCGTCGGAGCATCATCGCGAACGCGCCGATCACCACGAACTGGCCCAGCACCCAGCCTTGGCCGCCCCAGGTGGCCACCGTCTGCTGCGCCACGGCCAGCACCACGGCGAACGCGAGGGGCAGCAGCTGACCGACGTTCGCCAGCGCCGCCGCGAAGGAGAAAGGCTCCACCTGCGCGCGCGGCACGAGGATGGGAACGGCGATGCCGCCGCATGCCGCGCAGATGGGCAGCACCCCGGCCCCGACGTACTTCTTGGCCGCGCAGAGCTCGCAGAGATCGCGCTGGCACGCCCCACAGTGCCACGCGGCCACGGATGGCGGATGCCGGCTGCACTGTGGGTCGCGCGCCACGCCTCGACGCTGCGGCAGGGGAGGGCAGCCGGTCAAGCGTGCTGTCGACACCGCGGCGGAGGTGGTCTAGACAACGCTGCGATGACGCCCCGCACGCGCCTCTGCGCAGCGCTCTGCCTCGTGCTCGCCGCGTGCGTGCACGATCCGTACGACGACGCGCGCGAGAAGGACACGCCCGACGCCTACCAGCAGTTCCTGCGTGCGCACCCCGCGGAGCACGGCTCTTCCGAGGCGCACGCGCGGCTCGCCCAGCTCCGGTTCGCCGAGGCGCGCCAGGCGCACACCGTGCTCGGGTACAAGCGCTTCCTCGAGGATTTCCCCGACAGCGAAGAGGCGCCGGACGCGCTGAAGCTGCTCGAGTCGCTGCGCTTCGCCGCGGCGCAGTCGGTGGGCTCGGCCCAGGCCTGGCGCGACTTCCTGCGCGATCATCCCGACGGCGCCCACGCCACCCAGGCCCGGACCGCGCTCGACGACGTGAGCTGGAAGCAAGCCCAGGCGTCGACCACCGCGGCTGCGATGCGCGAGTACCTGGCGCACTTCCCCGAGAGCGTGCACCGCGCGGAGGCCGAGCGCGTCGTGGACGATCGCGCGTACGCCGAGTCGCGCGCGGCCGGCAACAAAGGGCTCCTCGACTACCTCGAGCACAGCCCCAACGGCGCCCACCGCGACGAGGCTCGCGGCCAGCTCTCGGCGCAAGAGGCGGAAGCGCTCGCCGATGGCGGCGACCTCGCGGGCGCGTATGCGCTGGCCGAGCGCGTCCATGGTCCCGAGGCCGAGCCGCTCATGCAGCGCCTGGCCCAGCGCGAGCTCGCCGAGGTGGCTGCTGCGCTGGATCCCACGGCGCTCCGGCAGCTCGCGTCGCGGCGTCCGCAGGTGGCGACGGCGGCCAACGAGCTGGCCAAGAAGATCGAGCACGACGGCAAGACCAAGGCGCTCCGTGCGCAGCTCGCGCACCTCGATCCGCTCGAGTTCGGCCGGCCGCCCGAGGAGCTGGTGCGCGCCCTCGACGCGCCGGATCCGCGCGATCGCTGGCTGGCCGCCGAGGAGCTGGGCGCGCTGGGGGCGCAGTCGGCGTACGAGAAGCTCGTCGACGTGGCCGCCGATGCGCGCTTCGAAGAGCTGCGGCTGCGGGCGTTCGCGGCGCTGCAGCAGCTGGTGGCGCGGACGGGCAAGGACGCGGCCGCCGTCGACGCCCGGAGCCGGCTGGAGAAGCTCCGCCGCATGGCCTCCAGCCCGCGCATGTACTTGAAGATCGCCATCGTCGAGGAGCTCGCCGGAATGCGCGTCGAGGCCCTGGCCGACTACCAGCGCTGCCTGCGCGGCGACGCCGCCGACCTGCTCGCGCTGCGGCGCCTGCTGGAGCTCGAGCCGCCCGGCTTCGAGCGCGCGGTGGCCGCGCGGCGCCTGGCGGTGACCGTGATCGACGAGATCACCGCGCACACCTCGGCCGAGGGCGATCCGCCGCTGCTCGCGTCACGCTGGCTCTGTGGCGTCGCCCACGACGCCGACGCCGCCCAGACCGCGCTTGCAAAGCTGCCCGAGACCGTGGCCAAGGACGCCCCCGAGGACATGAGCGCCTTCCGGGCGCGCGCCCGCGAGGCCCAGGCCCAGGCCCACGCGCGGCTCTCCGACGCCGAGGACGCCGCGCGCGCCGAGCAGAGGACCCACGTCGCCTGCGAGGCCGACGACGTGTTGCCTCGCATTCAGGACGGGGTGAAGGCGCGGCTGGCTGCGGTGGCCGCGCTTGCCGCAGCAAAGTCCGAGCTGGCGCAGTATCCCTTGAGGCAGGTGGCCCGACGCGACCCGTCGGCCGAGGTGCGCCAGGCGGCGCTCCAGGCGCTCGCGCCGCCCAACACGCCAATCTCGCGGAGGTGACGCGATGGATCCCTTGACCGCAAAGTCGCGCGACGAGCTGCTGGAAGAGCTCGCGCGCCGCCACCGCGACCTCCTCAAGCCCGGCGAGAAGTTCGAGCTCGTGGCCGAAGAGAACGCGCGCGGGGTGCGCGCTGTCCTGGCCCTGGCCGGTGGCGCGGATGGCACGCGCGTGGAGATGGAGGCCCGCGTCGACGCCAAGCAGAGCGGGCTCCGCGGCGATTCGGCACTCTCGGTGGTCCTCGACGCGCTGGACCTCTCGTTCGGCGAGTTCCTGGAGGCCGGGCGGACGGAGCGGCTCTCGGCTGCCTTCGAGCAGCGCGACCTGGAGGGCGTGCCCGTGGCCCTGCGCGGGCGGGTGCGGCGGCCGGCGCTCGAGGCCGAGGCCAACCGGCTGCTGGGCGAGGCCGAGTCGGACGAGTGGGCGGACTGAAGCTGTCCGAAGACGGCAAGCGACATTTCCAAGGCGGAAACATCTGCTCTCGACAGGCGGTGTCAGTTCTGTCCGAATGCGGTCGCCCGGACGAACACCCGGCCGGGAGCGGGGTTGAAATAGCCCGGCCCGGGGGTTCGTAGGTGCGCCCGGGCGCCGGCTGCGAGTGCGGGTTTGCGGTGGGCGGGTGGATTGGGAGGTAGCGACAGATGCGCAGCTTGCGCGCCATCGCCGGCACCATCTTCGACCCGGTGGGCACGTTCCGCGGCCTCGCCGAGGGGCCGAAGACGCTCCTGGCCCTCCTCTTCGTGGTCCTGGCCCAGCTCTCCGTGCCGCTCGCCCTCTCCGGGCGCCTCGACACCCGCGCCGCGGCCATGAACGAGCTCGGCCCGAAGATCGGCGAGATGACCGATCGCGACGTCAGCGAGGCCATCCAGCAGAAGGAGAAGATCGCCAGCGTGATCATCGTGGCCAAGGCCCTGGTCGGGCCGCCGCTGCTCGCGCTGGAGCTGACCATCGTGCTCTGGCTCTGGGGGCGGTACCTGCGCGGAAAGCCCGCGTTCGGCGTGCTGTACTCGCTGTGCACCCACGCGCAGATCCCGTTCGCGCTGCGCGCGCTGGGCCGGACCGCGGTCATCCTGGGGCGAACCCAGATCGAGCCCGACGAGGTGGACAACCTGCTCCCCTCGGGCCTGGCGCCGCTCTTTCATGGCTCGCAGCCGATTGCGCACGCGCTCGCCGGCGCCGACCTGTTCCTGCTTTGGACCGCGGTGCTCCTGGGCATCGCGCTCTACGCCGCTGGAAAGCTCTCGGTCACCCGAGCGGTCGTCGGAATGACCTTGGCCTACGCCGCGTTCGTGGCCGTCTTCCTGGTGGCGCTGCCCGGCCTTGGAGGGGCCTAGACAGCCATGCTGCACACCCTGGTGCTCCTCGCGCTGGCGCAGGTGGCGGATCCGTCCGCTGCCCGAACGCTCACCCTCGAACAGGCCTTTGGTCTGGCGGACACGAACCACGTCGACGTGCAGCTCGCCGACCTCTCCCTGCAGCAGGCCGCGCAGGACGAGAAGGGCAGCTACGCGGGCATCCTGCCGCGGGCGGACCTCGCGGCCCAGCTCTCGAAGTCGTACTCCAAGAACAACCAGGTCCTCATCGAGAACGGGGCGGCGGTGCCCGTCACCAGCGGCTGGGTGCCCACGTTCTGGGGCGCGCAGCTGACCGCCCAGCAGAACATCATCGACGGCGGCAAGTGGTGGACGCGCATCTCCAAGGGCCACGCCGACCGCGAGGCCGCGGAGGCCCAGCTCGCCGAGGCGCGGCTGCAGGCCCACCAGACCGTCGGACACCTCTTCTACGAGCTCGTCCGCGCCGGGCGAAGCCTGGAGATCCTGCAGGTGAACGTGCAGCGCTCACAGGAGCAGGTGGATCGGGCGCAGGCGCTGTTCGAGGCCGGCCGCGGGCCCAAGAGCGACTACTACGCCGCGCAGGTGAACCTCGCGAACGACGAGATCGCCGTGGCCCAGCAGCGCGCCAAGACGGACGTGGCCCGCAACAACCTCAACATCGCCCTGGGCCAGGCGGCGGAGCAGCCCATCGACGCCAAGCCGCCGGATCTCTCCGCGCGGCCGGCGACCGTCAACGCGAGCCAGGCCGACGAACAAGCCTTGAAGGCTCGCCCCGGTCTGGCCGCGCTGCGCAAGCAGATCGACTCGTCCGGCATGACGATCACCCTCGCCAAGGGCGACTATTACCCGGCGCTGAACGCGTCGCTCATGTACCAGTACCAGCGCGCGCCAGCGGGTGTCGTCACCGACAATGCGCCGTGGAACAACTACACCGCCACCGGCTCGCTGAATCTGCAGTGGAACCTCTTCAATGGTCGCAGCACGGACGTCGCGGTGCAGAAGGCCGAGCTCGCGCAGAGCGCCGCGCGCGTGAACCTCATCAAGAGCGAGCGCCAGGTCACCCAGGACACCGAGACGGCCGTGCGCACCCTGACCGTGAACCTCGAGGCGCTCAGCCTCGCCGAGAAGGCGAACCAGGCCGCGAACCTGGGGCTGCAGCTCGCGCAGGAGCGGTTCAAGGCCGGCGCGGCGTCGAACCTGGAGGTCCGCGACGCGCAGCTCAAGCTCACCTCCGCCGAGCTCAACCTCGTCTCCACGCAGATCGACGTGCACCTTGCGGATCTCGACGTCCGCGCCGCCGAGGGGGCCCTGTGACCCCGCGGTCTGCGACACTCTGAGGCCATCATGATCAAGCGCATCGTCATCGGAATCGTGCTCTTGGGAGCGGTGGTGGGCATCACCATCGCCGGCTTGAAGCCCAAGCCGCCCAAGCCCACCGACGTCCAGGTCACCAAGGCCAGCCGCGAGGCCATCACCCGGACCATCACGTCGGCGGGCAAGCTCGCGTCGGCGACCACGGTGAAGATCAACTCCAACGTGTCGGGCGACATGGTGGAGCTGAACGTCAAGGTCGGGGACAAGGTCCACAAGGGCGAGGTGCTCGCCAAGATCGATCCCACCCGCTACCGCGCGCAGGCCAAGAGCGCTCAGGCCGCGCTCAGCGCCGCGCAGGCCGACGTGGGCGTGTTGAAAGTGCAGATGGTGCACGACCAGGCCGAGCTCGAGCGCGTGAACAACCTGCACGCCAAGGGCATGAGCTCGGATGCCGAGGTGGAGCAGCAG
The Deltaproteobacteria bacterium DNA segment above includes these coding regions:
- a CDS encoding YIP1 family protein; this translates as MRSLRAIAGTIFDPVGTFRGLAEGPKTLLALLFVVLAQLSVPLALSGRLDTRAAAMNELGPKIGEMTDRDVSEAIQQKEKIASVIIVAKALVGPPLLALELTIVLWLWGRYLRGKPAFGVLYSLCTHAQIPFALRALGRTAVILGRTQIEPDEVDNLLPSGLAPLFHGSQPIAHALAGADLFLLWTAVLLGIALYAAGKLSVTRAVVGMTLAYAAFVAVFLVALPGLGGA
- a CDS encoding TolC family protein, whose amino-acid sequence is MLHTLVLLALAQVADPSAARTLTLEQAFGLADTNHVDVQLADLSLQQAAQDEKGSYAGILPRADLAAQLSKSYSKNNQVLIENGAAVPVTSGWVPTFWGAQLTAQQNIIDGGKWWTRISKGHADREAAEAQLAEARLQAHQTVGHLFYELVRAGRSLEILQVNVQRSQEQVDRAQALFEAGRGPKSDYYAAQVNLANDEIAVAQQRAKTDVARNNLNIALGQAAEQPIDAKPPDLSARPATVNASQADEQALKARPGLAALRKQIDSSGMTITLAKGDYYPALNASLMYQYQRAPAGVVTDNAPWNNYTATGSLNLQWNLFNGRSTDVAVQKAELAQSAARVNLIKSERQVTQDTETAVRTLTVNLEALSLAEKANQAANLGLQLAQERFKAGAASNLEVRDAQLKLTSAELNLVSTQIDVHLADLDVRAAEGAL